One Falsarthrobacter nasiphocae DNA segment encodes these proteins:
- a CDS encoding ABC transporter substrate-binding protein translates to MTGAERPHRDQVTRRLFLGGSLALAAGPALAACAPKVVPPSDSRPAVERRLRFGLPAPIASLDPALANDIESQRVIRQAVQTLVGTDAATGAPTPLLAESFSIAESGDRVRFTLRSGLVFHDGSPLTPAAVRDTFERLYRLPEQAVALNPANAFRAVFRAHAHEGESSLYEGCDILGERVLELKLRRPIAGIIPALSHIGFGVLSPAQTRERVAQATRLETTPESCLPVGTGPFTVQRATTKAAALARFTENSQAPIAVTGIDFSVHPEEWSRLDALLTEKVDVIDLVTPRMAASLARNAKPTLTRDPYSLLYLGMNAAHPVLAKPRIRRIVADLISKQPLIPGQFLNGTKVADSFFPPRLRVRNPQRPAGERPVTADDAPSALKDAGYKGETIEFVYPTGAPRLYLPYPERTYALLARQLQAAGLNIKPVPIPWTAGYEAQMLARRQRGFHLGGLNGGFLDPGYFVTALFLNGRAEFGVADADLTEALQRAQVLTDADERLEAYGDIGDRLAVLAPAVPLVVPVSALATSPDVQGVPASPVLDEVLSSVRYT, encoded by the coding sequence GTGACCGGAGCCGAGCGGCCCCACCGCGACCAGGTGACCCGTCGCCTCTTCCTCGGAGGCTCCCTCGCTCTTGCGGCTGGACCCGCCCTCGCGGCCTGCGCGCCGAAGGTCGTCCCGCCGAGCGACTCCCGCCCCGCCGTCGAGCGCCGCCTCCGCTTCGGCCTGCCAGCACCCATCGCGTCGCTGGACCCGGCGCTCGCGAACGACATCGAGTCGCAGCGAGTCATCCGCCAGGCCGTCCAGACCCTCGTGGGGACGGACGCGGCCACGGGCGCCCCGACCCCTCTCCTCGCCGAGTCCTTCTCGATCGCCGAGTCCGGGGACCGAGTGCGCTTCACCCTGCGCTCCGGGCTCGTGTTCCACGACGGCTCCCCCCTGACGCCGGCAGCCGTGCGCGACACCTTCGAGCGCCTCTACCGCCTGCCCGAGCAGGCCGTCGCGCTCAACCCGGCCAACGCCTTCCGGGCTGTCTTCCGCGCGCACGCCCACGAGGGCGAGTCCTCCCTCTACGAGGGCTGCGACATCCTCGGCGAGCGCGTCCTCGAGCTCAAGCTCCGCCGCCCCATCGCGGGCATCATCCCCGCCCTCTCCCACATCGGGTTCGGCGTCCTCTCCCCCGCGCAGACCCGCGAGCGGGTCGCGCAGGCCACTCGCCTTGAGACCACCCCCGAGTCCTGCCTCCCCGTGGGCACGGGCCCCTTCACGGTTCAGAGGGCGACGACGAAGGCCGCCGCACTCGCCCGCTTCACCGAGAACTCGCAGGCCCCCATCGCGGTGACCGGAATCGACTTCAGCGTCCACCCCGAGGAGTGGAGCCGGCTCGACGCGCTCCTGACGGAGAAGGTCGACGTCATCGACCTCGTCACGCCCCGCATGGCCGCGAGCCTGGCCCGCAACGCCAAGCCCACCCTCACCCGAGACCCGTACTCCCTCCTGTATCTCGGCATGAACGCGGCCCACCCGGTCCTCGCCAAGCCCCGCATCCGGCGCATCGTCGCGGACCTCATCTCGAAGCAGCCGCTCATCCCCGGCCAGTTCCTCAACGGCACCAAGGTGGCGGACAGCTTCTTCCCGCCCCGCCTGCGCGTGCGCAACCCCCAGCGGCCCGCCGGCGAGCGCCCCGTCACCGCCGACGACGCCCCCTCCGCCCTCAAGGACGCCGGCTACAAGGGCGAGACCATCGAGTTCGTCTACCCCACGGGTGCGCCGCGCCTCTACCTGCCGTACCCCGAGCGCACCTACGCGCTCCTGGCCAGGCAGCTCCAGGCCGCGGGCCTGAACATCAAGCCCGTCCCCATCCCCTGGACCGCCGGGTACGAGGCGCAGATGCTCGCCCGGCGGCAGCGCGGGTTCCACCTCGGCGGCCTCAACGGCGGCTTCCTCGACCCCGGCTACTTCGTCACAGCCCTCTTCCTCAACGGACGGGCCGAATTCGGGGTCGCCGATGCCGACCTCACCGAGGCGCTCCAGCGCGCCCAGGTCCTCACGGATGCGGACGAGCGGCTCGAGGCCTATGGCGACATCGGCGACAGGCTTGCCGTGCTCGCCCCGGCCGTGCCTCTCGTCGTCCCCGTCTCCGCGCTCGCGACCTCCCCGGACGTCCAAGGTGTCCCGGCCTCGCCCGTCCTCGACGAGGTGCTGAGCTCCGTCCGGTACACCTGA
- the ilvC gene encoding ketol-acid reductoisomerase, which produces MTEMFYDDDADLSLIQGKKVAVIGYGSQGHAHALNLRDSGVDVRIGLAEGSSSKAKAESEGLRVLSVADAVAEADLVMILTPDQVQRTVYAESIEKNLKPGNALFFAHGFNIRFGYIEAPEGVDVAMVAPKGPGHTVRREFEAGRGVPALIAVEKDASGKARELALAYAKGLGATRAGVIETTFTEETETDLFGEQAVLCGGVSQLVQYGFETLTEAGYKPEIAYFEVLHELKLIVDLMVEGGINKQRWSVSDTAEYGDYVSGPRVIDPHVKENMKEVLADIQNGNFAKRFIDDQDNGRTEFLELRAKGEGHPIEKTGRELRQLFSWLKANDDFTEGSVAR; this is translated from the coding sequence ATGACTGAGATGTTCTACGACGACGACGCCGACCTGAGCCTCATCCAGGGCAAGAAGGTCGCCGTCATCGGCTACGGCTCGCAGGGCCACGCCCACGCCCTCAACCTCCGCGACTCGGGCGTGGACGTCCGCATCGGCCTCGCCGAGGGCTCCTCGTCCAAGGCCAAGGCGGAGTCCGAGGGGCTGCGCGTCCTCTCCGTCGCGGACGCTGTGGCCGAGGCCGACCTCGTCATGATCCTCACGCCGGATCAGGTGCAGCGGACCGTGTACGCGGAGTCCATCGAGAAGAACCTCAAGCCGGGCAACGCGCTCTTCTTCGCCCACGGCTTCAACATCCGCTTCGGCTACATCGAGGCGCCCGAGGGCGTGGACGTTGCCATGGTCGCCCCCAAGGGCCCGGGCCACACGGTCCGCCGCGAGTTCGAGGCCGGCCGCGGCGTCCCGGCGCTCATCGCCGTCGAGAAGGACGCCTCGGGCAAGGCCCGTGAGCTCGCCCTCGCCTACGCCAAGGGCCTGGGCGCCACGCGCGCCGGCGTCATCGAGACGACCTTCACCGAGGAGACCGAGACCGACCTCTTCGGCGAGCAGGCCGTGCTCTGCGGCGGCGTCTCCCAGCTCGTCCAGTACGGCTTCGAGACGCTGACCGAGGCCGGCTACAAGCCGGAGATCGCCTACTTCGAGGTGCTTCACGAGCTCAAGCTCATCGTCGACCTCATGGTCGAGGGCGGCATCAACAAGCAGCGCTGGTCCGTGTCCGACACGGCGGAGTACGGCGACTACGTCTCCGGCCCGCGCGTGATCGACCCGCACGTGAAGGAGAACATGAAGGAGGTCCTCGCGGACATCCAGAACGGCAACTTCGCGAAGCGGTTCATCGACGACCAGGACAACGGCCGCACCGAGTTCCTTGAGCTCCGGGCCAAGGGCGAGGGCCACCCGATCGAGAAGACGGGCCGCGAGCTGCGCCAGCTCTTCTCCTGGCTCAAGGCGAACGACGACTTCACCGAGGGCAGCGTTGCCCGCTAG
- the ilvD gene encoding dihydroxy-acid dehydratase encodes MKDDSSAQKDNTGREAAVDIKPRSRAVTDGVDSAPSRGMLRAVGMGDDDWTKPQIGIASSWNEITPCNLSLNRLAQGAKEGVHASGGYPLQFGTISVSDGISMGHEGMHFSLVSREVIADSVETVMQAERLDGSVLLAGCDKSLPGMLMAAARLNLSSVFLYAGSIMPGWVKLEDGSERQVTLIDAFEAVGACKTGRMSEEDLGRIERAICPGEGACGGMYTANTMAAIGEALGMSLPGSAAPPSADRRRDVFAHKSGEAVVELLRKGIRARDILTQKAFENAIAVTMAFGGSTNAVLHLLAIAREAEVDLQLEDFNRIGDKVPHLGDLKPFGRYVMTDVDQVGGVPVVMRALLDAGLIHGDALTVTGKTVAENLEAINPPDVDGKILRALDNPIHATGGITVLSGSLAPEGAVVKSAGFDAETFEGPARVFEREQAALEALGNQEIQPGDVVVIRYEGPKGGPGMREMLAITGAIKGAGLGKDVLLLTDGRFSGGTTGLCIGHIAPEASDAGPIGLVRDGDRIRVDIQGRSLDLLVDEDELQKRRSEFQPLPARYTTGVLAKYAKLVHSASDGAYCG; translated from the coding sequence ATGAAGGATGACAGCAGCGCGCAGAAGGACAACACGGGCCGCGAGGCCGCAGTGGACATCAAGCCCCGCTCCCGGGCGGTGACCGACGGAGTCGACTCGGCGCCGTCGCGCGGCATGCTCAGGGCCGTGGGCATGGGGGACGACGACTGGACGAAGCCGCAGATCGGCATCGCGAGCTCGTGGAACGAGATCACCCCGTGCAACCTGTCCCTCAACCGCCTCGCTCAGGGGGCCAAGGAGGGCGTCCACGCTTCCGGGGGATACCCGCTCCAGTTCGGCACCATCTCGGTCTCGGACGGCATCTCCATGGGGCACGAGGGCATGCACTTCTCGCTCGTCTCCCGCGAGGTCATCGCGGACTCCGTGGAGACCGTCATGCAGGCGGAGCGCCTCGACGGCTCTGTGCTCCTCGCCGGCTGCGACAAGTCCCTGCCGGGCATGCTCATGGCCGCCGCGCGTCTCAACCTGTCCTCCGTCTTCCTCTACGCGGGCTCGATCATGCCCGGGTGGGTCAAGCTCGAGGACGGCTCGGAGCGCCAAGTCACCCTCATCGACGCGTTCGAGGCCGTCGGCGCCTGCAAGACGGGGCGCATGAGCGAGGAGGACCTCGGCCGGATCGAGCGCGCCATCTGCCCCGGTGAGGGCGCGTGCGGCGGCATGTACACCGCCAACACGATGGCCGCCATCGGCGAGGCCCTCGGCATGTCGCTGCCCGGCTCGGCGGCGCCGCCCTCCGCCGACCGCCGCCGCGACGTCTTCGCTCACAAGTCGGGCGAGGCCGTCGTCGAGCTCCTCCGCAAGGGCATCCGCGCGCGGGACATCCTGACGCAGAAGGCCTTCGAGAACGCGATCGCCGTGACCATGGCGTTCGGCGGCTCGACCAACGCCGTCCTCCACCTCCTCGCCATCGCTCGCGAGGCCGAGGTCGACCTCCAGCTGGAGGACTTCAACCGGATCGGCGACAAGGTCCCGCACCTCGGCGACCTCAAGCCGTTCGGCCGCTACGTCATGACGGACGTGGACCAGGTGGGCGGCGTGCCCGTGGTCATGCGCGCCCTCCTCGACGCGGGCCTCATTCACGGCGACGCCCTGACGGTCACGGGCAAGACGGTGGCCGAGAACCTCGAGGCCATCAACCCGCCGGACGTCGACGGCAAGATCCTCCGCGCCCTCGACAACCCCATCCACGCCACGGGCGGCATCACGGTCCTCTCGGGTTCGCTCGCCCCGGAGGGCGCCGTCGTCAAGTCGGCGGGCTTCGACGCCGAGACCTTCGAGGGCCCGGCCCGCGTGTTCGAGCGGGAGCAGGCGGCCCTCGAGGCGCTCGGCAACCAGGAGATCCAGCCCGGTGACGTCGTCGTCATCCGATACGAGGGCCCCAAGGGCGGCCCCGGCATGCGCGAGATGCTCGCGATCACGGGCGCCATCAAGGGCGCCGGCCTCGGCAAGGACGTGCTCCTCCTCACGGACGGGCGCTTCTCCGGCGGCACGACCGGCCTGTGCATCGGCCACATCGCCCCCGAGGCGAGCGACGCGGGCCCGATCGGCCTCGTCCGGGACGGGGACCGCATCCGCGTGGACATCCAGGGCCGCTCACTCGACCTCCTGGTCGATGAGGACGAGCTCCAGAAGCGCCGGTCCGAGTTCCAGCCCCTGCCTGCCCGGTACACGACGGGCGTGCTCGCGAAGTACGCCAAGCTCGTCCACTCGGCGAGCGACGGCGCCTACTGCGGCTAA
- a CDS encoding DUF979 domain-containing protein yields the protein MSEWIYWIAGAFFATVGIQIARDPAHSKRWTNAAFWILLGACFFYGGFIPGKTGASALGPKLPAAPLGAMVIALALIAGLGLTSRGDVLTTTEGERESFARRYGSRLFIPALTVPVVTVIIAAGISKIPVNGKPMFATGTETIQGLTIGCLVALLVAVVMFRVKSPAVPLHEGRRLLESIGWAVLLPQMLSTLGTLFTNAGVGTIVGEFTRSITPEGNRIVAVLIYALGMFVFTAIMGNAFAAFPIMTAAIGWPVLVEAYGASPAPLFAVAMLAGFSGTLVTPMAANFNIVPAALLEMKNQYGPIKAQIPTALIMLAVNIVFMCVFPWL from the coding sequence ATGAGCGAATGGATCTACTGGATCGCCGGCGCGTTCTTCGCGACGGTGGGCATCCAGATCGCCCGGGACCCGGCGCACTCGAAGCGCTGGACCAACGCCGCATTCTGGATCCTCCTGGGCGCGTGCTTCTTCTACGGCGGGTTCATCCCGGGCAAGACGGGCGCCTCGGCTCTCGGCCCGAAGCTGCCCGCGGCGCCCCTCGGCGCCATGGTCATCGCCTTGGCGCTCATCGCCGGCCTCGGCCTGACGAGCCGCGGTGACGTTCTCACGACGACGGAGGGCGAGCGCGAGTCCTTCGCCCGCCGCTACGGCAGCCGCCTCTTCATCCCGGCGCTGACGGTGCCTGTCGTGACTGTCATCATCGCGGCCGGCATCTCGAAGATCCCGGTCAACGGCAAGCCCATGTTCGCCACGGGCACGGAGACCATCCAGGGCCTGACGATCGGCTGCCTCGTGGCGCTCCTCGTGGCTGTCGTCATGTTCCGGGTCAAGAGCCCGGCCGTCCCGCTCCACGAGGGCCGGCGCCTGCTCGAGTCCATCGGCTGGGCTGTCCTCCTGCCGCAGATGCTCTCGACGCTCGGCACGCTGTTCACGAACGCCGGGGTCGGCACGATCGTCGGCGAGTTCACGCGCTCGATCACGCCTGAGGGCAACCGCATTGTCGCGGTGCTCATCTACGCGCTCGGCATGTTCGTCTTCACGGCCATCATGGGCAACGCGTTCGCCGCGTTCCCGATCATGACGGCGGCGATCGGCTGGCCGGTGCTCGTCGAGGCGTACGGCGCCTCGCCGGCACCGCTCTTCGCCGTGGCCATGCTCGCAGGCTTCTCGGGCACGCTTGTCACGCCGATGGCGGCCAACTTCAACATCGTCCCTGCGGCGCTGCTGGAGATGAAGAACCAGTACGGCCCCATCAAGGCCCAGATCCCCACGGCGCTCATCATGCTGGCGGTCAACATCGTCTTCATGTGCGTCTTCCCCTGGCTGTAG
- the bcp gene encoding thioredoxin-dependent thiol peroxidase, whose protein sequence is MTERTLIEPGQTAPAFTAQDALGETVDLASLAGRRVILYFYPKASTPGCTKQACDFRDHLGSFTKEGFTVLGVSPDSPEALRRFAENESLTFPLLSDPDHEIASAYGAWGEKSSYGRTTVGLIRSTIVIDPEGRVELALYNVKATGHVARLRRELGLDSPQG, encoded by the coding sequence ATGACGGAACGCACCCTTATTGAGCCCGGACAGACCGCCCCCGCCTTCACCGCCCAGGACGCGCTGGGCGAGACCGTCGACCTCGCGAGCCTCGCGGGCCGCCGAGTCATCCTGTACTTCTACCCGAAGGCCTCCACGCCGGGCTGCACGAAGCAGGCGTGCGACTTCCGCGACCACCTGGGCTCCTTCACCAAGGAGGGCTTCACCGTGCTCGGCGTCTCGCCCGACTCCCCCGAGGCCCTCCGCCGCTTCGCGGAGAACGAGTCCCTGACCTTCCCGCTCCTCTCCGATCCGGACCACGAGATCGCCAGCGCCTACGGCGCCTGGGGCGAGAAGTCCTCCTACGGGCGCACCACGGTGGGGCTCATCCGCTCGACCATCGTCATCGACCCCGAGGGGCGCGTGGAGCTCGCGCTCTACAACGTCAAGGCCACCGGCCACGTGGCGCGCCTGCGCCGCGAACTCGGGCTGGACTCCCCGCAGGGCTAA
- a CDS encoding DUF969 domain-containing protein, with amino-acid sequence MQDFFTSIQSWSPILGVVLVVIGFALRLNPLIVVTVAGIAAALLAGIDPITILSTFGTGFTNSRSISVAFIVLPIIGLAERFGLQQQAKRLVSRLATLTAGRLLAIYLFFRQASSALGLTSLGGPAQMVRPVVYPMAEGAVARKHGDYLPERVRERVKGHSAGADTVGLFFGEDCFVAIGSVLLITAFVDSTYGLTLDAIQIAVWAIPTAIAAFLIHGFRLLRLDGVVERDMKAAIAEGWTPEQEEADQRAAEQAALAAARESEARA; translated from the coding sequence ATGCAAGATTTCTTCACGTCGATCCAGTCGTGGTCGCCGATCCTGGGCGTCGTGCTCGTGGTCATCGGCTTCGCGCTGCGGTTGAACCCACTCATCGTGGTGACCGTTGCGGGCATTGCCGCGGCCCTTCTGGCCGGCATTGACCCGATCACGATCCTCTCCACGTTCGGCACCGGGTTCACCAACAGCCGTTCGATCTCGGTCGCGTTCATCGTCCTGCCCATCATCGGTCTCGCGGAGCGCTTCGGCCTCCAGCAGCAGGCGAAGCGCCTCGTGAGCCGTCTTGCGACGCTCACGGCGGGTCGCCTGCTCGCGATCTACCTCTTCTTCCGCCAGGCGTCGTCGGCCCTTGGCCTCACGAGCCTCGGCGGCCCCGCGCAGATGGTCCGCCCCGTGGTCTACCCGATGGCGGAGGGCGCCGTTGCCCGCAAGCACGGCGACTACCTCCCGGAGCGCGTGCGCGAGCGCGTCAAGGGCCACTCGGCCGGCGCCGACACCGTGGGCCTCTTCTTCGGTGAGGACTGCTTCGTGGCCATCGGCTCGGTGCTCCTCATCACGGCGTTCGTCGACAGCACGTACGGCCTGACCCTCGACGCGATCCAGATCGCCGTCTGGGCCATCCCGACGGCCATCGCCGCGTTCCTCATCCATGGCTTCCGGCTCCTGCGCCTCGACGGCGTCGTCGAGCGCGACATGAAGGCCGCGATCGCCGAGGGATGGACCCCTGAGCAGGAAGAGGCGGACCAGCGCGCAGCTGAGCAGGCCGCCCTTGCCGCCGCACGCGAGAGCGAGGCCCGCGCATGA
- the ilvN gene encoding acetolactate synthase small subunit — MAKHTLSVVVEDVPGVLTRVSSLFARRAFNIHSLAVGPTQAAGQSRITVVVDADEKSLEQVTKQLHKLINVLKVVELVPENSVQRDHMMIKVKADVTNRTQVTQAAELFRGHIVDVAPDSLTIEATGTSEKLGALLAILEPFGVREYVQSGLLAIARGPKSTPEKTRTDR, encoded by the coding sequence GTGGCCAAGCACACGCTGTCCGTCGTCGTCGAGGATGTCCCGGGCGTGCTCACGCGCGTCTCATCCCTCTTCGCCCGGCGCGCCTTCAACATTCACTCACTTGCCGTGGGGCCGACCCAGGCCGCTGGGCAGTCGCGCATCACCGTTGTGGTCGACGCGGACGAGAAATCCCTCGAGCAGGTGACCAAACAGCTCCACAAGCTCATCAACGTCCTCAAGGTCGTCGAGCTCGTGCCGGAGAACTCCGTCCAGCGCGATCACATGATGATCAAGGTCAAGGCGGACGTCACGAACCGCACACAGGTGACACAGGCGGCGGAGCTCTTCCGGGGGCATATCGTGGATGTGGCGCCGGACTCACTGACCATCGAGGCCACAGGCACCTCTGAGAAGCTGGGAGCGCTCCTGGCCATCCTCGAGCCCTTCGGGGTGCGCGAGTACGTGCAGTCCGGCCTGCTGGCCATTGCCCGCGGCCCCAAGAGCACCCCCGAGAAGACCCGCACAGACCGCTAG
- a CDS encoding acetolactate synthase large subunit: protein MNEHTEGEAARQTAAASDAQPTIRERMTGSQAIIRSLELLGVTDIFGLPGGAILPTYDPLMDSTVLRHVLVRHEQGAGHAAQGYAMVTGRPGVCIATSGPGATNLVTAIADANMDSVPLLAITGQVFSTAIGTDAFQEADIVGITMPVTKHSYLVSDPADIPRVLAEALHIATTGRPGPVLVDVTKDAQQAMTEFVWPPVVDVKGYKPVLSPNRKQIKEAAALLAGARKPVAYVGGGVIRAGASEELAELVHAIGLPVTTTLTARGAFPDSDPLHLGMPGMHGAVSAVLALQEADVLLTVGARFDDRVTGVLSSFAPKAKVIHIDVDPAEISKNRHADVPIVSDAKPALEALAKEMRRHSPDYGSWNAALAGLKAQFPLGYTESSDGLMVPQRVIERIGELTGPEGVFVAGVGQHQMWAAQFVKYERPGQWLNSAGLGTMGYAVPAAMGAKVGNPERTVWAIDGDGCFQMTNQELATCAINGIPIKVAVINNSSLGMVRQWQKLFYDSRFSHTDLNTGHGTRRIPDFVKLAEAYGCVGLRCEREEDLDETIRQAMAINDRPVVVDFVVSPDSMVWPMVPAGVSNDQIQTARDHTPVWEHEDEEA, encoded by the coding sequence ATGAACGAGCACACAGAGGGTGAGGCGGCGCGCCAGACGGCCGCGGCCTCTGACGCCCAACCGACCATCCGCGAACGCATGACTGGGTCCCAGGCCATCATCCGCTCGCTTGAGCTTCTCGGCGTCACGGACATCTTCGGCCTGCCGGGCGGCGCGATTCTCCCCACGTACGACCCGCTCATGGACTCCACCGTCCTGCGACACGTGCTCGTCCGCCACGAGCAGGGCGCGGGCCACGCGGCCCAGGGCTACGCGATGGTCACGGGCAGGCCTGGCGTGTGCATCGCGACCTCGGGTCCCGGCGCCACCAACCTCGTCACGGCCATCGCGGACGCCAACATGGACTCCGTTCCGCTGCTCGCCATCACTGGCCAGGTCTTCTCGACCGCCATCGGCACGGACGCTTTCCAGGAGGCGGACATCGTCGGCATCACGATGCCCGTCACCAAGCACTCCTACCTCGTCTCGGACCCGGCCGACATCCCACGGGTCCTCGCCGAGGCGCTTCACATCGCGACGACGGGCCGCCCTGGGCCTGTCCTCGTCGACGTGACGAAGGACGCCCAGCAGGCCATGACGGAGTTCGTGTGGCCGCCCGTCGTCGATGTCAAGGGCTACAAGCCCGTGCTCTCGCCGAACCGGAAGCAGATCAAGGAGGCGGCGGCCCTCCTGGCCGGCGCCCGCAAGCCCGTCGCCTACGTGGGCGGCGGCGTCATCCGCGCGGGCGCGTCAGAGGAGCTGGCCGAGCTCGTCCACGCCATCGGCCTGCCGGTCACGACCACCCTGACGGCTCGCGGCGCCTTCCCGGACTCAGACCCGCTCCACCTCGGCATGCCGGGCATGCACGGCGCGGTCTCGGCCGTCCTCGCCCTCCAGGAGGCCGACGTCCTCCTCACGGTGGGAGCGCGGTTCGACGACCGCGTCACCGGCGTCCTCTCATCCTTCGCGCCCAAGGCGAAGGTCATTCACATCGATGTGGACCCCGCGGAGATCTCCAAGAACCGGCACGCGGACGTGCCGATCGTCTCCGACGCGAAGCCGGCCCTCGAGGCCCTCGCGAAGGAGATGCGGCGCCACAGCCCTGACTACGGCTCGTGGAACGCGGCGCTGGCCGGGCTCAAGGCGCAGTTCCCGCTCGGCTACACCGAGTCCTCGGACGGCCTCATGGTCCCGCAGCGCGTCATCGAGCGCATCGGCGAGCTCACGGGGCCGGAGGGCGTGTTCGTGGCGGGCGTCGGCCAGCACCAGATGTGGGCGGCCCAGTTCGTCAAGTACGAGCGCCCCGGCCAGTGGCTCAACTCTGCGGGCCTCGGCACGATGGGCTATGCGGTCCCGGCGGCCATGGGCGCCAAGGTCGGCAATCCCGAGCGGACCGTCTGGGCCATCGACGGCGACGGCTGCTTCCAGATGACCAACCAGGAGCTCGCGACGTGCGCGATCAACGGCATCCCCATCAAGGTGGCCGTCATCAACAACTCCTCCCTCGGCATGGTCCGCCAGTGGCAGAAGCTCTTCTACGACTCGCGCTTCTCCCACACGGACCTCAACACGGGGCACGGCACGCGCCGCATCCCCGACTTCGTCAAGCTCGCCGAGGCCTACGGCTGCGTGGGCCTGCGATGCGAGCGGGAGGAGGACCTGGACGAGACGATCCGGCAGGCGATGGCCATCAACGACCGGCCCGTCGTCGTCGACTTCGTGGTGAGCCCGGACTCGATGGTGTGGCCCATGGTCCCCGCCGGCGTCTCCAACGATCAGATCCAGACCGCCCGCGACCACACGCCTGTGTGGGAGCACGAGGACGAGGAGGCCTGA